One genomic segment of Sphingomonas sp. JUb134 includes these proteins:
- a CDS encoding Gfo/Idh/MocA family protein: protein MTDQSFDFTRRSFLDRVLAATAAAGVAGAAPWAVSAANAASGVPALAGAGDRVRLGVIGTGDRGRALMRNIAKTRNCTVAAVCDVYAPNLAKGREIAGASVPAFTDHRAMLDAGGLDALVIATPLDLHARHTIDGFDAGLHVWCEKAMARTIADCGAMVSRSKAAGKVLQIGHQRMFHPTYLNALKRVKAGEIGTVTQIRASWHRNNSWRRPVPAGADDRHVNWRLYRDSSAGLMTELATHQLQVGNWFLDGVPTRVIGSGSICFWKDGREVYDHVALIYEYSGGRKFIYTSLLNNARYGCEEQIQGSKGTIEPELGRIYAEVPPKVLALQRMRQDVARGHKRTVPIGGATWFPELPVTTPGESLGWGEYDETMLQFEGFGEAVRSGKPLPGLLAQAYQASVASLLGEQAMDRGEAMPWPTGLVDV from the coding sequence ATGACCGACCAAAGCTTTGATTTCACGCGTCGGTCGTTCCTGGATCGCGTGCTGGCGGCCACCGCCGCCGCGGGAGTCGCAGGTGCCGCACCCTGGGCCGTCTCTGCTGCGAACGCCGCCTCCGGCGTGCCAGCTTTAGCCGGCGCGGGCGATCGCGTCCGGCTCGGCGTGATCGGCACCGGCGATCGCGGCCGCGCGCTGATGCGCAACATTGCAAAGACCCGCAACTGCACTGTTGCCGCGGTGTGCGACGTCTATGCTCCCAATTTAGCCAAGGGCCGCGAGATCGCTGGCGCGAGCGTGCCAGCCTTCACCGATCATCGGGCCATGCTCGATGCAGGTGGGCTGGACGCACTGGTGATCGCCACGCCGCTCGACCTGCATGCGCGCCACACCATTGATGGCTTCGATGCCGGGCTGCACGTCTGGTGCGAGAAGGCGATGGCCCGGACGATCGCGGACTGCGGAGCGATGGTCAGCAGGTCCAAGGCGGCGGGCAAGGTGCTGCAGATCGGCCATCAGCGCATGTTCCACCCCACCTACCTGAATGCCTTGAAGCGTGTGAAGGCGGGCGAGATCGGCACGGTCACCCAGATCCGCGCCAGCTGGCACCGCAACAACAGTTGGCGCCGGCCGGTCCCCGCCGGAGCCGACGACCGCCACGTCAACTGGCGGCTGTATCGCGACAGCTCCGCGGGGCTGATGACGGAGCTCGCCACGCACCAGCTACAGGTCGGCAACTGGTTCCTGGACGGGGTGCCGACCCGCGTCATCGGATCCGGCAGCATCTGCTTCTGGAAGGACGGGCGGGAGGTCTATGACCATGTCGCGCTGATCTATGAATACAGCGGCGGGCGGAAGTTCATCTACACCTCGTTGCTGAACAATGCGCGCTACGGCTGCGAGGAGCAGATCCAGGGAAGCAAGGGCACGATCGAGCCCGAACTCGGCCGCATCTATGCCGAGGTGCCGCCGAAGGTGCTCGCGCTCCAGCGCATGCGCCAGGACGTGGCACGCGGACACAAGCGAACCGTGCCGATCGGAGGGGCCACCTGGTTCCCGGAGCTGCCCGTCACCACGCCGGGCGAGTCCCTGGGCTGGGGCGAATATGACGAGACCATGCTCCAGTTCGAGGGCTTCGGCGAGGCGGTCCGTTCCGGCAAGCCGCTGCCCGGGCTGCTTGCACAGGCCTATCAGGCAAGCGTCGCCTCGCTGCTCGGCGAACAGGCGATGGACCGTGGCGAGGCCATGCCCTGGCCGACCGGCCTGGTTGACGTCTGA
- a CDS encoding FAD:protein FMN transferase: MTIEPGVVRFAAMGTRVELHRFDGGGDDALAAARRAIEAVDDALTIHRPSPATALNEALLSGRSAPVDDALLFDALEAAADGHAETAGLFDIAADVRTGTTWTMVAFDPLSRRVRADRPLALDFGGLGKGIALDRATRVLRDAGVSSALLTLGESSIAVLGEHPLGGGWPFAIPHPEDPEVELLALELADKALSISATVGAGTRAPERAAIIRPHTRVPVGAPLCAVAVESNGTRAEIMSTALVAADKDAAERLLHGRSSSRFRFDLSSIDLPQRTRTFAA, encoded by the coding sequence GTGACAATCGAGCCCGGCGTCGTGCGCTTCGCGGCGATGGGAACGCGCGTCGAGCTTCATCGCTTCGACGGCGGCGGGGATGACGCGCTCGCCGCCGCCCGGCGCGCGATCGAGGCGGTAGATGACGCGCTCACGATCCACCGCCCCTCGCCCGCCACGGCCCTGAACGAAGCGCTGCTGTCGGGCCGCTCCGCCCCCGTCGACGACGCGCTGCTGTTCGATGCCTTGGAGGCCGCGGCGGACGGCCATGCCGAGACGGCGGGCTTGTTCGACATCGCAGCAGACGTCCGCACGGGCACGACATGGACCATGGTCGCTTTCGACCCGCTTTCGCGCCGGGTCAGGGCGGACAGGCCTCTGGCGCTCGACTTCGGCGGATTGGGCAAGGGGATCGCGCTCGACCGCGCGACGAGGGTGCTCCGCGACGCCGGGGTAAGCTCCGCGCTGCTTACCTTGGGTGAGAGCTCGATTGCGGTGCTGGGCGAGCACCCGCTGGGCGGAGGCTGGCCGTTCGCGATCCCGCATCCGGAGGATCCGGAGGTCGAGCTGCTGGCGCTGGAGCTTGCCGACAAAGCGCTTTCAATCTCGGCGACCGTGGGCGCCGGAACACGAGCGCCGGAACGCGCCGCGATCATCCGGCCGCATACCCGCGTCCCCGTTGGTGCGCCGCTTTGTGCGGTGGCGGTGGAGTCCAACGGCACCCGCGCCGAGATCATGAGCACCGCGCTGGTCGCTGCCGATAAGGATGCGGCGGAACGCCTTCTTCACGGGCGGTCGAGCTCTCGCTTCCGCTTCGACCTCAGCTCGATCGATTTACCACAGCGCACAAGGACCTTCGCTGCATGA